AGTGGTGAAGACGTTCATGCATGCATCGTCGGTGTAGTCCATGTAGTTCATAAACATATCGCCATTGGGGCCATTGCTGCAGCTGACTCTGGGGAATGTGGGGCAAGCATAGTTGGGGCCTCCTTGATTGGGGGTGTCGCCCACTTGGTCGCTACCGGTACACGCGGTGCCGTCGTCGCCCCAGATATGGTAGCAATTGAGCCAGTGCCCTACCTCGTGGGTGGCGGTGCGGCCTTTGTCGAAGGGTGGGGTGGCGACACCTACCGTGCCAAAGTAAGCATAGTCGCATACCACGCCGTCGGTGTTGGCCGGGCCGCCGGGGAATTGGGCGTAGCCCAACAATCCGCCGCTAAGGTTGCAGACCCAAATGTTGAGGTACTTGTTGCGGTCCCAGGCATCAAGTCCTCCGCTGCTGAAGAATTTGACATTGTTGTTGGTGCTGAACCCATTGACGGAGGTCTGGCGGCGCTGTATGCCTGTGGTGGCATTGCCGTTGGGGTCTTGCGTGGCGAGGCAAAAATTGATTTCACAGTCCGCGGCTACTCCCTGAAACACGGAGGGGGTATTGGCGGCATCCGCGTTGAGTCGGCGGAAGTCGGCATTGAGCACATCCATCTGCGATAGGATTTGGGCATCGCTGATGTTCTGGGTTGCATTGTAGTACACGACGTGTACCACTACCGGGATGGTCACCACGGCGCGGTCTTTGGCACCGCCAGCTTCGATAAATTTCTTGGTGTGCTGCTCGATGTCGTCCAAGCGTTGGCGCATGGATGGGTCTTCCAGAAGTTGGCGGGCAAGCACTTCGTCGGTGCCGCAGGTGCGTTGTTGGGCATTGAGGCTGCTAGCGAGGAAGAGCAGCAGGTAGGCGAGGGAGAGTGCATTTTTAAGCATGGTGACATGATGATTGAAAAAAATGAACAGTTTGAGTTTGGCAAAAAAGCAAGAGATTGTGCCTCTTGCCACACAAAAGTATTTTTCCCAAACAGATTTTCAGGAAATTTTTTTTCAGTCATCGCGCTCAACTCCCGTGTCTGTTGTGCCATTTCCCAAATTTGGCAATTAGCATTTGGGCAAAACATTGCTTTGCAAACATCCAAACGAGATGCCTTCCACCTTCTGCGCAAGTTTTTTCAAAATCAGGGTATAAATGCGAACGTCCCCCTTCCCAATAGGAGGGAAGGAGGACGTTGAGGGTGGTATGCCTTGATTCGCCAGGATTTGTCAGATGAACATGATTGATGCCCCTGATTTGAGCAGATTGCGATTGCAGCTATGCCCAAAACTTGGCGGCGCGAGGTATAGAAGGGGTGTAGGGTTATTTCTTAATCAGCGTTTTCAGCGCTTCTTCGTTCACCTTCACGGGATATTCGCGGCGGAGCTCTTCAATCCACTGTTTTTCAAGATAGTCCTGATAGTCGGCTACTGCATAGCCCCGTGCTTCGGACAGCGTTTTGGGAGTGGGTGGCATGATTTCCTCGATTTTGATGAAGGAGGCGGTCTTTGTGTTGGCATCCGTCTTAGCATCGGTCAGGTCGCCGGCTTTCCAAAGATTGCCAAGCTCCTTGTTTTTGCCTTTCTCGTAGATGCGCTCCATGACGGTGATTATCTCGTTGTCTTTTTTGTTGAATTTGTCGAGCACTTTGGCGGCAGGATTTTTGGCGGCGAACTCGCGCACATTGGCCAGCACTTTGGGGTCGTCGGTTTTGAGGGTGTAGATGTTGGCGCGGGCGCGTTCGTCCCATTTGTATTTCTGGCTTAGGTTGACATCGAAGTATTTTTGCAGCCCGACGGTGTCTGTGTTGGCTCTGTCCCACACGTTTTGTTTGAGCGCCTCGAAAAGCAGGATGCCTTCTTCATACTCGCGCATCAACGATTTGAACTCGGGATATTTCTTGTCGAGTTGGCTTTCCTCGTAGGCCATAGCGGTTTCGTCCGACCAGCTTTTGTAAAGCCGCTGCACGGTTTCTTCCAGTGGGTAGCCCGCTCCGCGCATACGGTCGCGTCCGGCTCGTGCGCAATAGTCCTCGAAATCCGCCACCGTGTAGTTTTTGTCGTTGAAGCGCATGAGGGGTGTCTGCGATTTCACGGAGTCTGGCTTCCATTTGAAAGTCAGGAAAATCGAATCCGTTTGTTTGTCGCTCCATTCGTCCAGTGCCTTCGGAAATTCCTTGAAGTTGTTCTCCTTTTTGATGCGTTCAATCATGCTTTGCTTGGCCACCTCGCTTCGGCTGTCGCGCTTGACGCGCTCTGTGAGTGCGCGTTTGGCCACGTCGAAAGCGGCGATGGGGCGGCGGCTCTTGCGTTGGATGATGTGCCAGCCGATGCTGGTTTCCACGGGTGGGGAGAAGTCGCCATCTTTTTCGAGCGCAAAGGCGGCTTCCTCAAACGAGCGTTGGTAGCGATTGATGCCAAAGAAGCCGAGATAGCCACCTTTTGGGGCCGACATCTTATCTTCTGAGATGGCAGCGCACAGCTCGTCCCATTTTGCGCCATTTTTCAAGGCTTGGTAGGCGCTGTCGGCGCGCATCCGTTGGGCGGCATTTTGCTCCTCGCCCTCTCCTTTTCTTAGCAGGATTTGGGCCACTTCCACCTCTCCACGAGCGGGACGGAAGGCGTTGATTTTCACGAGATGGTAGCCTGAGTAGGAACGCACCACGCGCAGTTCGCCGGGCTTGGCGCTGTAAATGGCTTTTTCCATCAAGTAGTAGCCATCGGGCAGCATGGCGGTCACGAAGCCGAGGTTGCCGTGGTTGTCTTTGGCCGATTTGTCTTCGGAGCTGTCGGCAGCGAGCTTTTCAAATGCCACGCCTCCTTTCACCGTCTTCATCCAGTTCATGGCGCGATTGTAGGCGACGAGCGTGTCGGCGGCGGGGGCATTGCGGTCGCAAGCCACGAAGATGTGGCTGATGTCCACGTCTTGCAGGGTGTGGTCGTAGGTTTCGCGGACGAGTTTGTCTGTTACTTCCTTGTCAATCAGATAGGAGTTGGCGAGGGTGCGCCGGTAGCCATCCAGTTCGCTGCGAAGCGAGGGCGCGGTGTCGAGTTCCATGTCGCGGGCTTTCTGTACTTTCAGCTTGAATTTGACATAGAGGTCGAGGTAGTCGCGCAGCGATTGCTCGGAAAAGTCGGCTTTGTCCTGATTGGTTTTGGAATAGATGTATTTGAATTCGGAAACGGTCACGGGGTTGTCTTTCACCGTGAACAGCACTGGGTCGTTTTGGGCAAAAGCGAAGCTGGCAACGAGCAGCAGGGCCGCCGTAATCGTGTTCTTGAATAAACGAGGCATAGTAGTGAAAATCAGTTTGGTGTTTTTCGTGAAAAAATGGCGGGCAAAATTAGGAAAGGGCGCTCAAAGCGCGGGTGGAGGGTTTCGGTTTTCAAAATGTTAACAGGAGAATGATGATAGCAGACGTGTGTCTGCCAGGTGTCGTTTTTCAGCCGCCGCGGCAGACTTCGAATATTTCGCGACTCGGATTTTTCTTCGGCAGCGAGTTGAAGGAGTGTATTTAGGGGTTGTTGGAGAGATATTTCGACAGTCAGGCCTGTGTTCGTTCAAGCGAATGGGTGAAATTTCCTGACAAAAATACCCGCTTCAACTTGTTCCTCAAAAACGCACGCTGCATCACACCCATCCTTCTTTCATCGCCTTCAGTATCGCTTCTGTCTTGGAGTTGACTTGCAACTTGTCATAAACGTGGCGGATGTGGGTGCGCACGGTGTCAATGCTGATGTGGAGCTCGTCGGCGATGAGCTTGTAGCTGTAGCCTTTCATGAGGCCTTTCAGGATGTCCTGTTCGCGGGTGGAGAGGAGGTGGTCGGCGGGGTGGGTTTTGGGAGGTTGTTGGAAGTATTGCAGCACCTTGCGTGCCACGCTGGTGGTCATGGGCGAGCCTCCGCGATGCACGTCGAACACGGCTTGCACGATTTCAGCCGGAGGTGTGTTTTTGAGCAAATAGCCGCTCGCGCCGCTGCGAATGGCCTGAAAGATGCGCTCATCGTCGTCAAACACTGTCTGCATGATGACTTGTGTTTTGGGATAGAGGGACTTGATGATGGGCAAAGCTTCGAGACCTGACATGCCGGGCATATTGATGTCGAGCAGCACCACATCGGGCATATAAGCGTGCAGCTCGCTTTTGAGATTGTTCACATGGGGAAAGGCTCCTGCCAATTGAAGCCCCGGCGTGGCTTGCAACAGGTAAGCGATGCCTTCGCGGAGGTCGCGGTTGTCTTCATATAGCAGGACTTTGACTGGGTGCTCCATGTTTTTGCTTTTTGCTGCTGTAAAGATACACGCTGACAATTTTTTGTCACAATCACATAAAGGTGTGAAAGGTGTCTTGCCACCCTATTGCATCAAATTCGTGGAATATGCCAATGGTCGCCATATTTTTGCGCCATGTTTCGGCTGCTGCTCTTCACTTGTTCATCAAAATTGCCCTTGTGGATGGGGGTATGCCTATTGTCGCTTGCTGCCTGCAACAATCCCAACACGCCTCTCGACGCGGCCACGCGAAATGCCATTGATTCCATTTCTTCGGCACAAATCAATCTTGCGCGAGTCGAATTGGACAGTCTTTGTGAGCAGCGCCGGCGCACCGAGTTGCCTCGCTTGGTGGATTCCATCAAACAAAAACGGTTAAGAGAAATTCAAGAACAACTGAAATCGGTGCCTCAGTAGGCTTGTTGCGATGGGCGGCTTTGCTACTTTTGCCCCATGCCAACATCGAACCGCACTCCCATGATGCGTTTTTTGCTTCCCATATTTGTCGCCGGGTATTTTTTGCAATGTACCCCACCGCCGACCGGGTCATCCAAGGCTGCTCAAGTCAATCTTGACCTCAACAATCCCGCGGTGCAGCGACTTTACAACCTCCGCGACGAGCGCAGGACGGACAGCCTGCTGCTTTACCTCCAACATGAGGAAGCGACGCTGCGCTATCTGGCGGCGCTCTCATTCGCGTCTTCCGGTGACTCGAGCGCGATAGATGCGCTGGCCAATCGCCTGCGCGACACCGTGGAAGATGTGCGTATCGCGGCAGCATTTGCCTTGGGGCAAATTGGCCTGCCTCGATGTGAAAAACCTTTGGTGGATGCCTTCGTGAGGGACGACACGGCATCGGTGCGCCAGCGATTCAACGCGGTCGTGTTGGAGGCCGTAGGCAAATGCGGCTCCACCACCAGCCTGCGCCACATTGCCACCGTCACCACCTATATGCCCACCGACACGCTCTTGCTGGAGGGGCAGTGCCGCGCCATATATCGGTTTGGCCTGCGCGACTCGGTTTTGCCCGTCGCCACCCAATTGATGGTCAATTATCTTCAAAACGACAAAATCCCGGCCCCAGCTCGCTTGATGGCGGCACACTATCTGGCCCGCACCAAGAATATCACTTTCGATAGCGCACAAGTGGAACTCATTTCCGTGTCGTATGTGCGAGCGCACGCCCATCCCGACATTCGCGTAGCCATCGTCAAGGCTCTGGAAAAAAGCCCCACTTGGCCTGCTTTTAATCGGCTGGCCAATGCCATAGAGACTGAGAATGATTGGCGGGTAAAATGCGGAATCATCCAAGCGTTGGGCAAGTTCGATTACGATACGGCTCGCACCCTCGTAGCACCGTTTCTCAGCGATACCAACCCACACGTCAGCCGCGCCGCTGCCGAATTTTTTGTGCAATATGGCCAAGCACAGGATGGCGACTACTACTGGCGCATCACGCAGGACGAGCCTGATTTGCCGCTGATGACCCAAATCCTGCTGCACCATGCTTCGCTCAAGCATCTTTCGGGAAAGCCGCAGAGCAAGGAATATGTGAATGACCGTTTGCAGCAGTTTTTCCGACAAGCAACCAGCCCTTATGAGCGAGCTGCCTGCCTTCGCGCACTCTCGGAATATGGCTGGAATTACGTTTTCATTCACGACCGGGGCTTCAACGACCCCCACCCTGCCGTAAAAACCGCTGCCGCCGCGGCGTTGGTGTCCATTCTGAAAAAACCAAATTTTTATACCCTTTTTGGCGAAAACAGTGGCGGGGTGCGTCGCGCGTTGTATCGCTATTTGAGGGAAATCGTGGCGGCAGGCGACCCCGGCATGATTGCCGAAGGTGCCGATGGGTTTCGCGTGCCGGCGATGAATTTTCTCAGCTATCGCGATTCCGCGCGGCTTGATGATTTGAGGGAGGCGCTCGCCAAACTCCGAATGCCCCGTGACTATGAGGCATATCTTAAACTCGACTCGGCGCTAGCTTTTTTTGAAGAAAGACCTGCTTCCGCCTTGCCCAAAATCGCCTACAATCGCCCCATCGGATGGGAGGCATTGAAGCAAGTAAGCCTAAAAACGGAGGTGACTCTTGAGACGGAGGAGGGCAAAATCACGCTGGAACTGTACCCGCTTTGGGCACCCGGCTCGGTAGCCAATTTCCTGCAATTGGCCTCCGACGGTTTTTTTGA
This genomic interval from Saprospiraceae bacterium contains the following:
- a CDS encoding peptidylprolyl isomerase, whose translation is MPRLFKNTITAALLLVASFAFAQNDPVLFTVKDNPVTVSEFKYIYSKTNQDKADFSEQSLRDYLDLYVKFKLKVQKARDMELDTAPSLRSELDGYRRTLANSYLIDKEVTDKLVRETYDHTLQDVDISHIFVACDRNAPAADTLVAYNRAMNWMKTVKGGVAFEKLAADSSEDKSAKDNHGNLGFVTAMLPDGYYLMEKAIYSAKPGELRVVRSYSGYHLVKINAFRPARGEVEVAQILLRKGEGEEQNAAQRMRADSAYQALKNGAKWDELCAAISEDKMSAPKGGYLGFFGINRYQRSFEEAAFALEKDGDFSPPVETSIGWHIIQRKSRRPIAAFDVAKRALTERVKRDSRSEVAKQSMIERIKKENNFKEFPKALDEWSDKQTDSIFLTFKWKPDSVKSQTPLMRFNDKNYTVADFEDYCARAGRDRMRGAGYPLEETVQRLYKSWSDETAMAYEESQLDKKYPEFKSLMREYEEGILLFEALKQNVWDRANTDTVGLQKYFDVNLSQKYKWDERARANIYTLKTDDPKVLANVREFAAKNPAAKVLDKFNKKDNEIITVMERIYEKGKNKELGNLWKAGDLTDAKTDANTKTASFIKIEEIMPPTPKTLSEARGYAVADYQDYLEKQWIEELRREYPVKVNEEALKTLIKK
- a CDS encoding response regulator transcription factor, whose product is MEHPVKVLLYEDNRDLREGIAYLLQATPGLQLAGAFPHVNNLKSELHAYMPDVVLLDINMPGMSGLEALPIIKSLYPKTQVIMQTVFDDDERIFQAIRSGASGYLLKNTPPAEIVQAVFDVHRGGSPMTTSVARKVLQYFQQPPKTHPADHLLSTREQDILKGLMKGYSYKLIADELHISIDTVRTHIRHVYDKLQVNSKTEAILKAMKEGWV
- a CDS encoding peptidylprolyl isomerase, whose translation is MMRFLLPIFVAGYFLQCTPPPTGSSKAAQVNLDLNNPAVQRLYNLRDERRTDSLLLYLQHEEATLRYLAALSFASSGDSSAIDALANRLRDTVEDVRIAAAFALGQIGLPRCEKPLVDAFVRDDTASVRQRFNAVVLEAVGKCGSTTSLRHIATVTTYMPTDTLLLEGQCRAIYRFGLRDSVLPVATQLMVNYLQNDKIPAPARLMAAHYLARTKNITFDSAQVELISVSYVRAHAHPDIRVAIVKALEKSPTWPAFNRLANAIETENDWRVKCGIIQALGKFDYDTARTLVAPFLSDTNPHVSRAAAEFFVQYGQAQDGDYYWRITQDEPDLPLMTQILLHHASLKHLSGKPQSKEYVNDRLQQFFRQATSPYERAACLRALSEYGWNYVFIHDRGFNDPHPAVKTAAAAALVSILKKPNFYTLFGENSGGVRRALYRYLREIVAAGDPGMIAEGADGFRVPAMNFLSYRDSARLDDLREALAKLRMPRDYEAYLKLDSALAFFEERPASALPKIAYNRPIGWEALKQVSLKTEVTLETEEGKITLELYPLWAPGSVANFLQLASDGFFDGKNFHRVVSNHVIQGGCPRGDGYGGLDYTIRTEIGLVWYDSEGYLGMASAGRDTEGTQFFITHTARPHLDGRYTIFGKVKSGMDVVNRIMPGGVIKDVTVQY